ACGTTGTGCTCCATGGCGGTGGAGACGGGCCCCATCTCGTACACGGCCATGCCGTTGTTGAGCAGCGAGGAGGCGAAGTCGCACAGTGCCGACAGCGGCACCGGGGCCGACACCTGGTGGCCCACGTAGCGCGGGTGGTGCAGGTGGTGCGAGCCCTCGATGACCCGCGAGAGCAGGGCCGTGAGGTCGCCGGAGGGCTCCTCGGGGAAGTCCGCGGGGAAGCGCTCGACGTTGGTGGCGGGCGGGGCCCAGGGCAGCACCGGCCCCTCGCGGCGGAGGGTGCGCGCGAGGTGGTCGGCGAGCTGATCCACCAGCTGATGCCCGAGGCGGCGGAAGTGCTCGGGGTCGTAGGCGGCGGCGAGGCGGGAGGATGACATGGGGCCTGCATGGCCCCGTGGCGTCCGGGCGTCAATGGATTCGTGGTCCATGGGACGAGGAGAGGGGTCTCCTGCTTGCACCCTGGTCGTCACGCGTGGTTTCAGTCCCTATCCACACCGTGAAAGGAGGCCCTCCATGGCCGCCCGTATCACCATCACGTACTGCAATTCCTGAGGCTACAAGCCTCGGGCCGCCCGTGCGGCGGCCGTGCTGAAGAAGGAGCTGAACCTGGACGCGGAGTTGAAGCCCGGTCCCTCGGGCAGCTTCATCGTGGAAGTGGATGGCAGGCCCGTGGTGAAGAAGGAGTCGCTCGCCTTCCCCACCGAGCAGCAGATCGTCGAGGCCGTGTCCAAGGTGCTCGGCTCTCCGGGCAGCTCCTGACCCCCGGCGTGCGGGCGGCCGGGGGCTCGCCACCCGGTGCCACGCTCCCCAGCCAGGACCCAGGGCCCCACCTTCGTGTCACGGGAGGTGTGGTCATGGGTGCAGCCTGGATGGAGTCCCCTTTCGAGCGGCGCTCGATTCAGCACGCGATGAAGGTGCGGGATCAGGACGGGAAGGTGCTGGGGAAGGTGGCGTGCATCGGAGAGACGGTCCTGTTCGTGCGCCAGCGCTTCTCCCGCAGGCTCTGGGCGGTGCCCCTGTCCCATGTGGAGCGGGTGACGGGGCAGGGCGTGTACGTTTCGGGCCGGGAGCACGCCGCCGTGGAGCCGGTGGGAGACCGGCTGCGCACGGAGATCATCACGGCAGTCCATCCGTTGGCCGAGCCCCCGCGGACGCACGCATGAGGATGGTGCGCCGGGCGGGGTTTCGTGCTTGAAGGAGCGGTCATGTCCTCCATCGAGAGTCTTTCCCAGAGGGTGTCCGCGGCCTTCGCGGACCGGGCGAAGCTGAAGGAAGCCGATTACGCCGCGGCGGTGCGCGAGACGCTGGCGCTGCTGGACGCGGGCGAGCTGCGGGTGGCCGAGAAGGGCCCCGAGGGCTGGAAGGTGAACGCCTGGGTGAAGGAGGCCATCCTTCTGTTCTTCGCCATCTCCGACATGAAGGTGATGGAGGTGGAGCCCTTCGAGTTCTTCGACAAGATTCCGTTGAAGAAGGGGCTGGAGGGGGCGGGCGTGCGCGTGGTGCCGCCGGGCGTGGTGCGCTATGGGGCCTTCGTGGAGCGCGGGGCGGTGGTGATGCCCGGCTATGTGAACATCGGCGCGCGCGTGGGCGCGGGGACGATGGTGGACACCTGGGCCACGGTGGGCAGTTGCGCGCAGGTGGGGCGTGACGTGCACCTGTCGGGCGGCGTCGGACTGGGCGGGGTGCTCGAGCCACCCACCGCCTCGCCGGTCATCATCGAGGACCGCGCCTTCATCGGCAGCCGCTGCATCGTGGTGGAGGGCGTGCTGGTGGAGGAGGAGGCGGTGCTGGGCGCCAACGTGGTGCTCACGGCCTCCACGCCCATCATCGACGTCTCCGGCCCCGAGGAGAAGGTCTACAAGGGCCGGGTGCCGGCGCGCAGCGTCGTCATTCCGGGCATGAAGGAGAAGCAGTTCCCCGCCGGCCGCTACATGGTGCCGTGCGCGCTCATCATCGGGCAGCGCAAGGAGAGCACGGACAAGAAGACGAGCCTCAACGCGGCCCTGCGCGACTTCGCCGTGCCGGTATAGGCCCCGTCGCAGGGCCCCTCTGT
This is a stretch of genomic DNA from Archangium violaceum. It encodes these proteins:
- a CDS encoding PRC-barrel domain containing protein; amino-acid sequence: MGAAWMESPFERRSIQHAMKVRDQDGKVLGKVACIGETVLFVRQRFSRRLWAVPLSHVERVTGQGVYVSGREHAAVEPVGDRLRTEIITAVHPLAEPPRTHA
- a CDS encoding 2,3,4,5-tetrahydropyridine-2,6-dicarboxylate N-succinyltransferase, which codes for MSSIESLSQRVSAAFADRAKLKEADYAAAVRETLALLDAGELRVAEKGPEGWKVNAWVKEAILLFFAISDMKVMEVEPFEFFDKIPLKKGLEGAGVRVVPPGVVRYGAFVERGAVVMPGYVNIGARVGAGTMVDTWATVGSCAQVGRDVHLSGGVGLGGVLEPPTASPVIIEDRAFIGSRCIVVEGVLVEEEAVLGANVVLTASTPIIDVSGPEEKVYKGRVPARSVVIPGMKEKQFPAGRYMVPCALIIGQRKESTDKKTSLNAALRDFAVPV